From the genome of Sphingobacterium sp. UGAL515B_05:
GGTCGTCTATATCTTCGCAGATCGGATCCATGCGTGTGACAGAGCAAATTGATGCCTTGGAAATTATGGGGATCAATGCCCCTGGTTATTTGATATTACCCAAAATATTGGCAGGTATTACCATGATTCCGATGTTGGTTATTATTTCCATCGTATGCGCCTTAGTTGGCGGTCTGTTGGGCGGGTCACTTTCGGGTGCTGTGACACAGGCGGATTATATTTTAGGAATTCAGGATGGCTTCAACGGTTTCACGGTGACAGTTGCCCTTGTTAAAGCTGTTGTGTTTGGGTTTATTATTACCTCGATATCTGCTTATAAAGGGTATAATGTGAAGGGGGGAGCTTTGGAAGTTGGGCAAGCTAGCACAGAAGCAGTTGTCGTTGGTTGTATAACTATTCTTGCTGCGGATTATGTAATAACCGCATTAATGCTTTAAAAAGATTTTATGATTCAAATCGAAGATATTAACAAGTCATTTGGAGACAATCATGTTCTGAAGGGTATCAGTGCAAATTTCGAACCTGGAAAAGTGAGTTTGATTATTGGAGGGTCAGGTTCGGGAAAGAGTACTTTATTGAAATGTATTGTGGGCCTGCACCAACCGGAAAAAGGAAAGGTGATTTTTGATGGCAAAGATTTTACTCGGATGAATTTTGAAGAGCGTGTTCCTATTCGAAAAGAAATAGGCATGCTTTTTCAAAATTCAGCGCTGTTTGATTCGATGACGGTCGAACAGAATATCATGTTTTCGTTGGACATGTTTACGGAGATGTCCAAAGCGGAAAAATTGGACCGTGCGAATCATTGCTTGGAACAGGTCAATCTGGAGGGAAGAAATAAACTGTTCCCCGCAGAACTTTCGGGGGGGATGAAAAAGCGGGTTGGAATTGCACGTGCAATCAGTATGAACCCCAAATACCTTTTTTGTGATGAACCCAATTCTGGATTAGACCCGGAGACTTCGATTGTTATTGACGAATTGGTGCTAAAAATTACGCAAGAATTGAAATGTACGACGGTCGTTGTTACACATGATATGAATTCTGTGATGGGAATCGGTGAGTATATTTTGTTTCTCTATAAGGGACAAAAATTCTGGGAAGGTTCCAATAAGGATATGATGCGATCGGATGTGGAAGAATTGAACAACTTTGTTTTTGCAAGTCCATTAATGAAAAGTGCTAAGGCATCTATGGGACAATAAGAGGTGAAACTAGGGTTTTAATGCGCTTAGTTTTATGTATTTGATCTGTGTTAGCACCATGCAGATTTCTTTTCTATTGAAATTTAGCTTAGTTTTGTCGGAAAATTTTGATTTTGGCAGCAACAAATATACAACTATTGACCCCACAGCATTGGAAGGACTATGAACTCATTGACTGTGGTGATTTTGAAAAACTGGAACGTTTTGGTGATTTAATTTTAATCAGACCAGAACCTCAGGCTGTATGGCCTAAGGCATTGAGTGATGCGGATTGGAACAAGCGTTACCATATCAAATTCAAAGGTCGTTCGGCTACTTCTGGAGAATGGTTGAAGAAAAATCCGAAGGTCCAGGACCGTTGGCACATCGAATATAAAAATAACGACGTGGCCATCAAATTTAGATTGGGCTTGACATCTTTTAAACACGTCGGGATATTTCCGGAGCAGGCTGTAAATTGGGATTATATTTCGGAATCTGTTCGTTCATTTAAGACGGAGAAACCGAAGGTTCTAAATCTTTTTGCATACACGGGTGGAGCATCTTTAATAGCAAAGGCTGCCGGCGCGGATACAACGCACGTAGATTCGATTAAACAGGTAGTTACCTGGGCTAATGAAAATATGGAGATTTCCAATTTGGATAACATTCGTTGGGTGGTTGAAGATGCTTTGAAGTTTGTAAAACGTGAGCTGAAAAGAGGTAATACGTATAATGGGATTATTTTGGACCCACCGGCATACGGACATGGGCCGAAGGGAGAGAAATGGAAATTGGAAGATCACATTATGGAAATGATGACTGAGGTCGTTCAATTATTGGATCCTAAAGAACATTTCTTGATTTTAAATACGTATTCATTAGGCTTTTCTTCTGTTATTGTTGAAAATTTAATTAAGACGGCTTTTCCAAAAGTGGAAAACTTAGAAATAGGGGAGTTGTTTTTACAAGCAACTGCGGGACCAAAACTTCCACTTGGCGTATTTGGTAAATTTCGCAAAATAGCGAAATAAGACTTGTCAAAAGATTCTTTGGTAACAACACGGGGTGCTTATTTAAGCGCCCCGTGTTTGTTTTAAGCTATATCAGGGAGTTAAATATGTATGTCTTTTAAACGTAGTGATGCAAGTTCAAGCTGTCTGGGTATCGCTGTGCTGATGTTTTGTGGAATGAGCGATAAATGTTGGGTAAGCTCGTTGTAATAGGTTATTCCAGCTTGTAATTGTGCTTTGAATTTGGCTACATATTTTATCTTTTTATCGTTCATGATATTTTTATTGTCTGTGACATATTTTTGAATATGATCGATATAAAGGTTGAGTTCGTTAATTAAAATAAAAGGTCTGTTGTCATTTTCAAAAACTGAAATACGGCCATAGATATGGTCGATCATTTCCCGCAAAGAATATTGTTTTTTGAACCAGACAAGATTTGGGCCTGGGCAGATGGATACAGCGGTCTGTTCTTTGTTCTTCTGGATATTGTACTTGAGATAGGCGGGTGCTGCGAGCCCTTCACAAAGACAGGTTTTCGCTGTAATGGCGTCGAAGGCTTTATCGTATTCCGCAGCGGACAGGTTTTGTTTTTGTAGTTCCTGGATCTTTTGGTATTGATATGCGCGTGATGCGGTGCATATCGGTTTATCACTAAACTCTGTGTTCGAAATAAGGTATTCTTTTTTACAAGGGCTACCGGGGCGTCCTTTTTTTATACGGTCCAGGCGTAGGTACTCCGCGCCACTTTTTCTGAAATTGTTAAAGGGAATTCCCAAGGGAGATGCCCCACTACAGTAGAAGTCTTCTTGCTTGGCAGTTTCCAATGCTTTTAAGGTTTCTTGATCTACCGTGGTTGCTTCGGGAACCATCAGAAATGGGGATCCCCATCCCACGGCATCGAATCCATAATAATTTAACAAGAATTGATGTTCTGAAGCAGTTCCCACACCTCCTTGAACTGTATACTTGATGATGGGGGGAGTTGTTAATGAGCGCTCTTGGGAAGTCCAATATTCGTGGTATATCTCGAAAAGTTCGGTTTTCAGACTTTCTTTTTTCTCTTTAAACTCCTGAAGGATTGGCCCCAGAAGAAAACCATCGGTTGCGAAAGCATGACCACCGCAGTTCAAACCGGATTCTATTCTGAATTCGGATACCCATACACCGCGCTTAGCGAGATATTTTGCCTGGATGAGCGCTGATCGAAAGTCACTTACTTTCAAAACGATCTTTTTGTCAAATAAACCCTCACTATTGGGGAAGAAAGCCGGTAACTCAGCGAGGTAAGCGTATAGGTGTGGATTCATGCCTGCGGAAAGGATAAGAGAGGAATGCAGGGTGGAATTGGCAAAACCTCGTAAGGCTGCTGAAGCATCCGAATAACGTTGATCCAATAGGTTACCATCCTGGTAATTCATTTTATCTACTTTGGACATAATATTAACATCGATGTCTCCCGCTTTGAGGTAATTGATCAATAGATCTTGGAGCTCCGTTTTAATCGCGCGATTGCTTTCAATCTCCATCGCATGATAAATTGGCTTTGAAGGATGTGAATCGGGTAAAAGCTGAAAATATTTGGTAAGTTCTGAATTTTCGGTAAATGGTTGACGCTTTAAGGCCTCGATTTGCCTATTGACCACAAACTGTACAAGATTGAGATAGGCCGTAATTCTTTTTGCTCGGTAATCGTCTTCTGTTTTAGCGATCGGATGATAAGAGATTTGATATTGTCCGCAGTAATAGCGGCGCATGCGCTCGATTAGTTCATCGTCAACAATAGACATTACGGATGAGATACCGTATTGTGCGACCTTAAGTGCGGAGTCGATGGAGAAAGCTAAGCCTAATACGGGGATATGAAAAGTATGCGTCATTCTTAAATATTTCTTTTACGAAATAATGGAGAATAACGCTGAAAAAAAGTAATGATTGTTTTATGGGGAAATGATTGTAATCACTATTCAAATACAATTGTCTTGTAATCGTTGCGCATCACACGATCTTCGCTAAGGAGACGAATTGCTCTGCTCAAAACAGCCTTTTCTATTTCTTTTCCGGCAGTTACCATATCTTTTACAGTATAGGTGTGGTTGACATGTCGTATATCCTGTACGATGATGGGGCCCTCATCGAGTTGGTCGGTAACGAAATGCGCTGTGGCGCCGATGATCTTAACTCCTCTTGCATGAGCCTGCTTGTACGGGTTGGCGCCAATAAAAGCGGGGAGAAATGAATGGTGTATGTTGACCAGTTTATTTTCAAAGGTACTGACAAACTTAGGGGACAAGATCCGCATGAACTTCGCTAAAATAATATAATCGAAATGATAGTTTTGGATTTGTGCGATCAGTTGTTTTTCGAATGTTTCCTTTGTTAGGTTTTCATGCGAGATACAATGAAATGGGATATCGAACTTTTCCGTAAAGGAGCGTAGTGATTCATAATTACCAATTACTGCTTGCACCTCCGCTCCCCATGATTCGAAGTGTTGTCTTACTAAGATATCGGCAAGGCAGTGGTGCTCTTTGGTCACGAGGACGACGATTTTTTTGCGGTTATTGGGGTTTATCTGTATCTGAGCGGATGGAGGAAGTACTTCGGCAAGGGAATCGGAAAGCTGTTTCTGCTCAGACATGAGCCCGTGACACACGACACGCACGAAAAATTTGTTGGCTTCTTCATCCACATATTCACGCATGGTGACAATATTGAGTTGATATTTTGCTAGCGTATTTGAAATGTTGGCGACCAATCCAACGGCATCTTGACATTGGATCAGAATTAAGGTTTGGTTGTGCATGAAAGGTGGTTGTAGGTTGCTAAAAAAGCGGGTTATTTTAACCCGCTTTTTTTGTTAGTTCTTCTTCAAGGTCAACTTCAACACGTAGATTTTCGACAATATGTTTTTGTCGGTCTGGTGTGTTTTTGCCCATGTAATATTCTAATAACTGTTGAATTTTATTGTCTTTGGACAAGATAACCGGATCAAGGCGGATATCTTTTCCGATAAATAATCCAAATTCGGAAGGTGATATCTCACCTAAACCTTTGAATCGGGTAATTTCAGGCTTAGCGCCAAATTTTGCGATTGCTTTTTGTCGTTCTTCATCGGAATAGCAATAGATCGTTTCCTTTTTGTTGCGGACACGGAAAAGTGGTGTCTGTAAGATGGAAACGTGACCAGCTTTGACAAGGTCTGGAAAAAACTGCAAGAAAAATGTCAATAACAACAGACGGATGTGCATTCCATCGACGTCGGCATCGGTAGCGATAACAATATTGTTGTAGCGTAATCCATCGAGACCGTCTTCAATATTAAGCGCGTGTTGTAAGAGGTTAAATTCTTCGTTTTCATAAACGATCTTTTTGGACATGCCGTAGGAGTTTAACGGTTTTCCTTTTAAGCTGAAAACTGCTTGAGTCTGCACATCCCGCGATTTGGTAATTGAACCAG
Proteins encoded in this window:
- a CDS encoding MlaE family ABC transporter permease; the protein is MIFHHIGAYLILLKSVFKRPEKGRIYWKETVLAMTDIGIGSLGLIVIISTFIGAVMTMQIAFQMVSDLIPNSIIGSINRDSNILELGPTISGLVLMGKIGSSISSQIGSMRVTEQIDALEIMGINAPGYLILPKILAGITMIPMLVIISIVCALVGGLLGGSLSGAVTQADYILGIQDGFNGFTVTVALVKAVVFGFIITSISAYKGYNVKGGALEVGQASTEAVVVGCITILAADYVITALML
- a CDS encoding ABC transporter ATP-binding protein, which gives rise to MIQIEDINKSFGDNHVLKGISANFEPGKVSLIIGGSGSGKSTLLKCIVGLHQPEKGKVIFDGKDFTRMNFEERVPIRKEIGMLFQNSALFDSMTVEQNIMFSLDMFTEMSKAEKLDRANHCLEQVNLEGRNKLFPAELSGGMKKRVGIARAISMNPKYLFCDEPNSGLDPETSIVIDELVLKITQELKCTTVVVTHDMNSVMGIGEYILFLYKGQKFWEGSNKDMMRSDVEELNNFVFASPLMKSAKASMGQ
- a CDS encoding class I SAM-dependent methyltransferase, coding for MILAATNIQLLTPQHWKDYELIDCGDFEKLERFGDLILIRPEPQAVWPKALSDADWNKRYHIKFKGRSATSGEWLKKNPKVQDRWHIEYKNNDVAIKFRLGLTSFKHVGIFPEQAVNWDYISESVRSFKTEKPKVLNLFAYTGGASLIAKAAGADTTHVDSIKQVVTWANENMEISNLDNIRWVVEDALKFVKRELKRGNTYNGIILDPPAYGHGPKGEKWKLEDHIMEMMTEVVQLLDPKEHFLILNTYSLGFSSVIVENLIKTAFPKVENLEIGELFLQATAGPKLPLGVFGKFRKIAK
- the purU gene encoding formyltetrahydrofolate deformylase, which encodes MHNQTLILIQCQDAVGLVANISNTLAKYQLNIVTMREYVDEEANKFFVRVVCHGLMSEQKQLSDSLAEVLPPSAQIQINPNNRKKIVVLVTKEHHCLADILVRQHFESWGAEVQAVIGNYESLRSFTEKFDIPFHCISHENLTKETFEKQLIAQIQNYHFDYIILAKFMRILSPKFVSTFENKLVNIHHSFLPAFIGANPYKQAHARGVKIIGATAHFVTDQLDEGPIIVQDIRHVNHTYTVKDMVTAGKEIEKAVLSRAIRLLSEDRVMRNDYKTIVFE